Proteins encoded in a region of the Acomys russatus chromosome 14, mAcoRus1.1, whole genome shotgun sequence genome:
- the Hepacam gene encoding hepatocyte cell adhesion molecule has translation MKRERGALSRTSRALRLAPFVYLLLIQPVPLEGVNITSPVRLIHGTVGKSALLSVQYSSTSSDKPVVKWQLKRDKPVTVVQSIGTEVIGTLRPDYRDRIRLFENGSLLLSDLQLADEGTYEVEISITDDTFTGEKTINLTVDVPISRPQVLVASTTVLELSEAFTLNCSHENGTKPSYTWLKDGKPLLNDSRMLLSPDQKVLTITRVLTEDDDLYSCVVENPISQVRSLPVKITVYRRSSLYIILSTGGIFLLVTLVTVCACWKPSKKSRKKRKLEKQSSLEYMDQNDDRLKSEADTLPRSGEQDRKNPMALYILKDKDSPEPDENPTAEPRSTTEPGPPGYSVSPPVPGRSPGLPIRSARRYPRSPARSPATGRTHTSPPRAPSSPGRSRSSSRTLRTAGVHRIREQDETGQVEISA, from the exons atgaagagagaaaggggagccctGTCAAGAACCTCCAGGGCCCTACGCCTCGCTCCTTTTGTCTACCTGCTTCTCATCCAGCCAG TCCCCCTGGAGGGGGTGAACATCACCAGCCCAGTACGTCTGATCCACGGCACGGTGGGGAAGTCGGCCCTGCTTTCTGTGCAATACAGTAGCACCAGCAGCGACAAGCCCGTGGTGAAGTGGCAGCTGAAGCGTGACAAGCCAGTGACTGTGGTGCAGTCTATAGGCACGGAGGTCATTGGCACTCTGCGGCCTGACTATCGCGACCGTATCCGGCTCTTTGAAAATGGCTCCTTGCTTCTCAGCGACCTGCAGCTGGCAGATGAGGGAACCTATGAAGTGGAGATCTCCATCACTGATGATACCTTCACTGGGGAGAAGACCATCAACCTCACCGTGGATG TGCCCATTTCAAGGCCACAGGTATTAGTGGCTTCGACCACTGTTCTGGAGCTCAGTGAAGCCTTCACCCTCAACTGCTCCCATGAGAATGGCACCAAGCCTAGCTACACCTGGCTGAAGGATGGCAAGCCCCTCCTCAATGACTCCCGAATGCTCCTGTCCCCTGACCAAAAGGTGCTCACCATCACCCGAGTGCTCACGGAGGATGATGACCTGTACAGCTGTGTGGTGGAGAACCCTATCAGCCAGGTCCGCAGCTTGCCTGTCAAGATCACCGTATACA GAAGAAGCTCCCTCTATATCATCTTGTCTACAGGCGGCATCTTCCTCCTCGTGACCCTGGTGACAGTCTGTGCCTGCTGGAAACCCTCCAAAAAGTCTAG gaagaagaggaagctggagaagcAAAGCTCCTTGGAATACATGGATCAGAATGACGACCGCCTAAAATCAGAAG CAGACACCCTACCCCGAAGTGGAGAACAGGATCGGAAGAACCCAATGGCACTCTATATCCTGAAGGACAAG GACTCCCCAGAGCCGGATGAGAACCCCACTGCAGAGCCTCGGAGCACTACGGAGCCCGGACCTCCTGGTTACTCTGTGTCGCCGCCGGTGCCAGGCCGCTCTCCCGGGCTGCCTATCCGCTCAGCCCGCCGCTACCCACGCTCCCCAGCGCGCTCTCCCGCCACCGGCCGGACGCACACGTCGCCACCACGGGCCCCTAGTTCGCCTGGCCGCTCCCGCAGCTCCTCGCGCACACTGCGGACTGCTGGCGTGCACAGAATCCGGGAGCAGGATGAGACTGGGCAGGTGGAGATCAGTGCCTGA
- the Robo4 gene encoding roundabout homolog 4 produces the protein MGQGEELRAAMSSGGLGLLGTRWPLPLLLLFIMGGNALDSPPQILVQPQDQLLQGPGPAKMSCRASGQPPPTIRWLLNGQPLSMATPDLHYLLPDGTLLLRRPPVQGSPQDDQNVLSAVLGVYTCEASNRLGTAVSRGARLSVAVLQEDFQIQPQDTVAMVGKRFVLECGPPWGYPKPSVSWWKDGRSLVLHPGRHTVTGDSLVVEQAEKNDTGTYMCMATNNAGQRESRAARVSIQESRDHSEHLELLAVRIQLENVTLLKPEPAKGPKPGPAVWLSWKVSGPAAPAESYTALFRAQRAPGDQRSPWTEVLLGGLQSAKLGGLHWGRDYEFKVRPSSGRARGPDSNVLLLRLPEQVPSAPPQDVTLKLGNSSVLVRWAPPPAENHNGVIRGYQVWSLGNSSLPAANWTVVGGQTQLEISTRMSGSYCVQVAAVTGAGAGEPSSPVCLLLEQAMEQSAQDPRKHGPWTLDQLRATLRRPEVIASGAVLLWLLLLGIAVCIYRRRKAGVHLGPGLYRYTSEDAILKHRMDHSDSPWLADTWRSTSGSRDLSSSSSLSSRLGGDPRDPLDSRRSLISWDPRSPGVPLLPDTSTFYGSLIAEQPSSPPVRPSPQTPAARRLPSKFAGTSSPWASSDSLCSRRGLYSPRMSLAPAEAWKAKKKQELHQANSSPLLRGSHPMEIWAWEMGGRASRNLSQSPGEAPRAVVAWRALGPQLQRNSSELATRPLPPTPVSLCGAPSHDQQSQCVEKLQAPSSDLLPVAPLSILSSSRPPSPQASFLSGPSPASSNLSSSSLSSLEEEDQDSVLTPEEVALCLELSEGEETPRNSVSPMPRAPSPPTTYGYISIPASSGLADMDRAGGGVGSEVGNLLCPPRPCPTPTPSEGSLANGWGSASEDNVPSARASLVSSSDGSFLADAHFARALAVAVDSFGFGLEPREADCVFTDASSPPSPRDDLSLTRSFSLPLWEWRPDWLEDSEISHTQRLGRGLPPWPPDSRFSSQHNWLNGAVPKAGGKYLAGLITWCP, from the exons ATGGGAcaaggagaggagctgagagcagCCATGAGCTCTGGAGGACTGGGCCTCCTAGGGACTAGGTGGCCTCTGCCCCTACTGCTTCTTTTCATCATGG GAGGCAACGCACTGGATTCTCCACCCCAGATCCTAGTTCAGCCCCAGGACCAGCTGCTTCAGGGTCCTGGCCCAGCCAAGATGAGCTGCAGAGCATCGGGCCAACCACCTCCCACTATCCGCTGGCTGCTGAATGGGCAGCCCCTCAGCATGGCCACCCCAGACCTACATTACCTCCTGCCTGATGGGACCCTCCTGCTACGTCGGCCCCCAGTCCAGGGAAGCCCACAAGATGACCAGAATGTCCTCTCAGCAGTCCTGGGTGTCTACACATGTGAGGCCAGCAACCGGCTGGGCACAGCAGTGAGCCGGGGTGCTAGGCTGTCTGTGGCTG TCCTCCAGGAGGACTTCCAGATCCAGCCTCAGGACACAGTGGCCATGGTGGGCAAGCGCTTTGTTCTTGAATGTGGGCCGCCCTGGGGCTACCCAAAGCCCTCAGTCTCTTGGTGGAAAGACGGGAGATCCCTGGTCCTCCATCCAGGGAGGCACACA GTGACTGGGGATTCCCTGGTGGTGGAACAAGCAGAGAAGAATGACACGGGGACCTATATGTGTATGGCCACCAACAATGCAGGGCAACGGGAAAGCAGAGCAGCCCGGGTGTCTATCCAGG AGTCACGGGACCACAGCGAACATCTGGAGCTTCTGGCTGTTCGCATTCAGCTGGAAAATGTGACGCTGCTGAAACCAGAACCTGCGAAAGGCCCCAAGCCTGGGCCAGCTGTGTGGCTCAGCTGGaag GTGAGCGGTCCTGCTGCGCCTGCTGAGTCGTACACAGCCTTGTTCAGGGCCCAGAGAGCCCCCGGGGACCAGAGATCTCCATGGACAGAGGTGCTGCTGGGTGGCTTGCAGAGTGCGAAGCTTGGGGGCCTCCACTGGGGCCGAGACTACGAATTCAAAGTGAGACCGTCTTCCGGTCGCGCTCGAGGCCCTGACAGCAACGTGTTGCTCCTGAGGCTGCCCGAACAAG tgcccaGCGCGCCACCTCAAGACGTGACTCTAAAACTTGGCAACAGTAGTGTCCTTGTGCGTTGGGCTCCACCGCCAGCTGAAAACCATAATGGCGTTATCCGTGGTTACCAG GTCTGGAGTCTGGGGAACTCCTCATTGCCAGCTGCCAACTGGACTGTGGTGGGTGGACAGACCCAGCTGGAGATCTCCACACGAATGTCAGGCTCCTATTGTGTGCAAGTGGCTGCAGTCActggtgctggggctggagagcccAGTAGCCCTGTCTGCCTACTTCTAG AGCAGGCCATGGAGCAATCAGCACAAGACCCCAGGAAACATGGTCCCTGGACCCTGGATCAGCTGAGGGCCACCTTGAGGCGACCAGAAGTCATTGCCAGTGGTGCCGTCCTGCTCTGGTTGCTGCTACTAGGCATTGCTGTGTGTATCTACAGACGACGCAAAGCTGGGGTGCACCTGGGACCAG gtCTGTACAGATATACCAGTGAGGACGCCATTCTAAAACACAG GATGGACCACAGTGACTCCCCGTGGCTGGCAGACACCTGGCGTTCCACCTCTGGCTCTCGagacctcagcagcagcagcagcctcagtAGTCGGCTGGGAGGGGACCCTCGGGACCCATTAGACAGCAGACGGTCCT TGATCTCCTGGGACCCCCGAAGCCCCGGTGTGCCCCTGCTTCCAGACACCAGCACTTTCTATGGCTCCCTCATTGCAGAgcagccctccagccctccagttcGGCCAAGCCCCCAGACACCAGCTGCTAGGCGCCTTCCATCTAAGTTTGCCGGAACCTCCAGCCCCTGGGCTAGCTCAGATAGTCTCTGCAGCCGCAGAGGACTCTATTCCCCACGCATGTCGCTGGCCCCTGCAGAGGCTTGGAAGGCCAAAAAGAAGCAGG AGTTGCACCAAGCCAACAGCTCCCCACTGCTGCGGGGCAGCCACCCCATGGAAATATGGGCCtgggagatgggaggcagggcCTCCAGGAACCTTTCCCAAAGCCCAG GAGAAGCCCCCAGAGCCGTGGTAGCCTGGCGTGCCCTGGGACCACAGCTTCAACGCAACTCCAGTGAGCTAGCAACTCGTCCACTCCCTCCAACACCGGTCTCTCTTTGTGGAGCCCCTAGTCATGATCAGCAGAGCCA GTGTGTGGAGAAGCTCCAAGCTCCCTCCTCTGACCTACTGCCAGTGGCCCCTCTCTCCATCCTTAGCTCCTCCAGGCCTCCCAGCCCCCaggcctctttcctctctggtCCTAGCCCAGCCTCCAGcaacctctccagctcctcactgtCATCTTTAGAAGAAGAGGATCAGGACAGTGTACTCACCCCTGAGGAGGTAGCCCTGTGCCTGGAGCTCAGTGAAGGGGAGGAGACACCCAG AAACAGTGTGTCTCCTATGCCAAGGGCTCCTTCACCCCCAACAACCTACGGCTATATCAGCATACCAGCATCCTCAGGACTGGCAGACATGGACAGAGCCGGTGGCGGGGTGGGGTCTGAGGTTGGAAACTTACTGTGCCCACCTCGGCCCTGCCCTACTCCTACCCCCAGCGAGGGCTCCCTGGCCAACGGTTGGGGCTCCGCTTCTGAGGACAATGTCCCCAGcgccagggccagcctggtcagctCCTCTGATGGCTCCTTCCTTGCTGATGCTCACTTTGCTCGTGCCCTGGCAGTGGCTGTCGATAGCTTTGGTTTTGGTCTGGAGCCCAGGGAAGCTGACTGTGTCTTCACTG